In Macrotis lagotis isolate mMagLag1 chromosome 8, bilby.v1.9.chrom.fasta, whole genome shotgun sequence, a single genomic region encodes these proteins:
- the BOLA2B gene encoding bolA-like protein 2, with amino-acid sequence MELSAECLREKLLRELEAEHVEVEDTTASRCAASFRVLVVSSKFQGKPLLQRHRLVNSCLAEELPHIHALEQKTLTPEQWDKERQK; translated from the exons ATGGAGCTGAGTGCCGAGTGCCTCCGGGAGAAGCTCCTGCGGGAACTGGAAGCGGAACACGTG GAGGTGGAGGACACGACGGCCTCGCGCTGCGCCGCTAGTTTCCGAGTCCTCGTGGTCTCCTCCAAGTTCCAAGGAAAGCCCCTGCTGCAGAGACACAG ACTGGTGAACTCGTGCCTGGCCGAGGAGCTGCCGCACATCCACGCGCTGGAGCAGAAGACCCTGACCCCCGAGCAGTGGGACAAGGAGCGGCAGAAGTGA
- the CORO1A gene encoding coronin-1A: MSRQVVRSSKFRHVFGQPAKADQCYEDVRVSQTTWDSGFCAVNPKFMALICEASGGGAFLVLPLTKTGRVDKNVPTVCGHTAPVLDIAWCPHNDNVIASGSEDCMVMVWEIPDGGLTLPLREPVVTLEGHTKRVGIVAWHPTAQNVLLSAGCDNVILVWDVGTGSAVLTLGSDIHPDTIYSVDWNRDGALLCTSCRDKRVRVIDPRKGTVIAEKERPHEGTRPVHAVFVSEGKILTTGFSRMSERQVALWDMQKLDEPLSLQELDTSSGVLLPFFDPDTNIVYLCGKGDSSIRYFEITAEAPFLHYLSMFSSKESQRGMGYMPKRGLEVNKCEIARFYKLHERKCEPIAMTVPRKSDLFQEDLYPPTAGPDPALTAEEWLGGKDAGPLLVSLKDGYVPPKSRELRINKGLDSGRKRGTTESSAAPSTEAMSRLEEELRQLRATVQEQQKRLDELEEKIAGK; this comes from the exons aTGAGCCGACAGGTGGTCCGAAGCAGCAAGTTCCGACATGTATTTGGGCAACCAGCCAAGGCTGACCAGTGTTATGAGGATGTTAGAGTCTCCCAGACCACTTGGGACAGTGGATTCTGTGCTGTCAACCCCAAGTTTATGGCCTTGATCTGTGAAGCCAGTGGGGGTGGGGCTTTTCTGGTGCTGCCCCTGACCAAG ACTGGCAGGGTAGACAAGAATGTGCCCACCGTCTGTGGCCACACAGCTCCTGTTCTGGACATTGCCTGGTGTCCCCACAATGACAACGTCATTGCCAGTGGCTCTGAGGACTGCATGGTCATG GTGTGGGAGATTCCTGATGGGGGCTTGACCTTGCCTCTCCGGGAGCCAGTGGTTACACTAGAGGGGCATACCAAGCGAGTGGGCATTGTGGCCTGGCACCCAACTGCCCAAAATGTGCTTCTCAGTGCAG gTTGTGACAATGTGATCCTAGTGTGGGATGTGGGGACTGGGTCTGCTGTGCTGACCCTGGGTTCAGACATTCACCCAGACACCATCTACAGTGTGGACTGGAACCGAGATGGAGCTCTGCTCTGTACTTCCTGCCGGGACAAGCGGGTCCGGGTCATTGACCCCCGAAAGGGCACAGTTATAGCT GAGAAAGAGCGTCCTCACGAAGGGACTCGGCCAGTTCATGCTGTATTTGTATCAGAAGGAAAGATCCTTACCACAGGCTTCAGTCGAATGAGTGAGAGGCAGGTGGCCTTGTGGGACATG CAGAAACTGGATGAACCTCTGTCCCTGCAAGAACTGGACACAAGCAGTGGGGTCCTACTTCCCTTCTTTGACCCTGACACCAACATCGTCTACCTTTGTGGCAAG GGGGACAGTTCCATCCGTTATTTTGAGATCACAGCAGAGGCCCCATTTCTGCACTACTTGTCCATGTTCAGCTCTAAGGAGTCCCAACGAGGGATGGGCTACATGCCCAAGCGGGGTCTGGAAGTCAATAAATGTGAGATTGCCAG ATTCTACAAGTTACATGAGCGGAAGTGTGAGCCCATTGCTATGACTGTGCCTAGAAAG TCAGACCTTTTCCAAGAGGACCTGTACCCACCCACAGCTGGACCAGATCCTGCACTCACAGCTGAGGAGTGGCTGGGAGGCAAGGATGCGGGGCCCCTACTTGTGTCCCTCAAAGATGGCTATGTGCCCCCCAAGAGCCGGGAGCTGAGAATCAACAAGGGTCTGGATAGCGGCCGCAAACGTGGGACCACAGAGTCCAGTGCAGCCCCGAGCACG GAGGCTATGTCTCGGCTGGAAGAGGAGCTGCGGCAATTACGGGCCACAGTGCAGGAGCAGCAGAAGCGCCTCgatgagctggaggagaaaatcGCAGGGAAGTAG
- the SLX1A gene encoding structure-specific endonuclease subunit SLX1: protein MGPAEASRAVKKPQPFFGVYLLYCLNPKYRGRVYVGFTVNPSRRVQQHNAGRKKGGAWRTSGRGPWEMVLIVHGFPSDVAALRFEWAWQHPASSRRLAHVSGKARKEGPFCFHLRVLAQMLQAAPWNRLPLTLRWLRQEFQQELSPPPPQHMPLAFGPLPPGPSQRGRKGGDQEAEEVLCSLCQQLVQDKGGPLCCPYPNCLLNAHVICLAKEFLQEEPQQLLPLKGCCPGCKNTLLWGDLIRLHQAYPSSLEEVESDLEEMHWTDELKT, encoded by the exons ATGGGGCCGGCGGAAGCCTCTCGGGCGGTGAAGAAGCCGCAGCCGTTCTTCGGGGTCTACCTCCTCTACTGTCTCAATCCCAAATACCGAGGCCGCGTCTACGTGGGCTTCACCGTGAATCCGTCCCGGCGGGTCCAGCAGCACAATGCCGGGCGCAAGAAGGGAGGGGCGTGGAGGACGAGCGGGCGAGGCCCATG GGAAATGGTGCTCATCGTCCACGGCTTCCCTTCGGACGTGGCTGCCCTTCGG ttTGAGTGGGCCTGGCAGCACCCGGCCTCCTCCCGGCGGCTGGCGCACGTAAGTGGCAAAGCCCGGAAGGAGGGCCCCTTTTGCTTCCACCTTCGGGTCCTGGCCCAGATGCTGCAGGCGGCCCCCTGGAATCGGTTGCCCCTCACCCTGCGTTGGCTACGGCAGGAATTCCAGCAGGAACTCAGCCCTCCGCCTCCCCAGCACATGCCTCTTGCTTTTGGGCCTTTGCCACCAGGCCCCTCtcagaggggaaggaaagggggagacCAAGAAGCAGAGGAGGTCTTGTGCTCTCTGTGCCAACAGCTAGTGCAG GATAAGGGTGGGCCCCTTTGCTGTCCTTACCCCAACTGTCTATTGAATGCTCATGTCATCTGCCTCGCTAAAGAATTCCTGCAAGAGGAGCCTCAACAGCTTCTGCCCCTGAAGGGCTGCTGTCCAGG CTGCAAGAACACTTTGCTGTGGGGAGACCTGATCCGTCTTCACCAGGCATATCCTAGCAGTCTGGAGGAGGTGGAATCTGATCTTGAAGAG ATGCACTGGACGGATGAATTGAAGACTTAG